A stretch of DNA from Rhizobacter sp.:
GGGGGCGCTCACGGTGCTGCTGATGCGCTCGACGGACGAGATGAATCGGCAGGATCCGTTTTAGTCCCGCCACTCCCCGTTCCCCGCCACCCCCGTTCGGGCTGAGCCTGTCGAAGCCCCTGCGCAAGGCACGGCCCTTCGACAGGCTCAGGGCGAACGGCGCGGCGGCGGGAACTCGGTGCGAACGGTGCCTCAGCAACGCGCGCTGTTGACCAGCCGCTTCAAGCCTTCGGCGTCGAGGATGCGGATGTCGCGCTGCTTCACTTCGAGCAGCCCGTCGTCGTGGAACTTCGAGAAGGTGCGGCTCACGGTCTCGAGCTTGAGGCCCAGGTAGGAGCCGATCTCCTCGCGCGTCATGCGCAGCACCAGCGACGAGGCCGAGAAGCCCCGCGCCTGCAGGCGCTGCGTGAGGTTCAGCAGGAAGGCCGCCAGCCGCTCCTCGGCCCGCATGGAGCCGAGCAGGAGCATCACGCCGTGGTCGCGCACGATCTCGCGGCTCATGATCTTGTGGAACTGCCGCTGCAGCTCGCCGAACTCGCGCGACAGCGATTCGAGCTGCGAATACGGGATCACGCAGAGCTGCGAATCTTCCAGTGCCACCGCGTTGCAGCTGTGGCGCTCGCCGCCGATGCCATCCAGCCCCAGCAGCTCGCCGGCCATCTGGAAGCCGGTGACCTGGTCGCGCCCGTCTTCCAGCGACACGCAGGTCTTGAAGAAACCGGTGCGCACGGCGTAGAGGCATTGGAAGGGGTCGCCCGAGCGGAAGAGCATGTCGCCCCGCGCCACGCTGCGGCGGGTGGTGACGAGCGTGTCGAGCCGCTCCATGTCGGTCTGCGGTAGGCCGACGGGCAGGCACAGCTCGCGCAGGCTGCAGCTTGAGCAGGCGACTTTCAGGGTCGGTGCGGGTGCAGGGGTGCGCGCGCGCCGGGAGGCGGAAGCGGTGGTCGATGCGGTGGTCGGTGTGGGGGCGGTATCAGGCATATGAGGTATCTCAAGCTCCCGGGAATTCTGTTTCCCGGGCCCTCGGCGGCGCTTGACCGGCATCAAGGCGTGCTCTGGTCGCCTTGGCACAGTATGGGCACCATGAGCGAAATCCTGTGCCCTCCTGCTGCGCCTGCCGCGGCCCCCGAGTTCCAGATCACGCCCGAGCTGCTGCAACGCTTCGACGTGGCCGGCCCGCGTTACACCTCCTACCCCACGGCCGACCGCTTCGTCGAGGCCTTCGGTGAGGTCGACTACACCCAGGCCGCCCGCCTGCGGGTCGAGGGCGCGGCGGCTGCGCCGCTGTCGGTTTACGTGCACATCCCGTTCTGCGAATCGGTCTGCTACTACTGCGCCTGCAACAAGGTCGTGACCAAAGACCACGGCCGCTCCACCGCCTATCTCGACGCGCTCGAGAAGGAGATGGCGCTGCACACCGGCCTGCTCGGCATGGGGCAAAGCGTCTCGCAGCTGCACCTGGGCGGCGGCACGCCCACCTTCCTGAACGACGGCGAGCTGAGCCGCCTGCTCGCCGCGCTGCGCCATCACTTCCGAATCGCCCCCGGTGCCGAGATGTCGATCGAGGTCGACCCGCGCACCGTGACGCGCGAGCGGCTCCAGCACCTGGCCACGCTCGGCTTCAACCGCCTGAGCTTCGGCGTGCAGGACTTCGACGAAGACGTGCAGCGCGCAGTGCACCGCGTGCAGTCGTTCGAATCGGTGCGCTTCCTCATCGAAGCTTCCCGGGAGATCGGTTTCGAGTCGGTCAACGTCGACCTGATCTACGGCCTGCCCAAGCAGAACCCGGTGTCGTTCGCGAAGACCGTGGCGCAGGTGAACTCGCTGCGGCCCGACCGCATCGCGCTCTATTCCTATGCCCACCTGCCGCAGCGCTTCAAGCCACAGCGGCGCATCGCCATCGAAGAGCTGCCGGCCGCCGGCCACAAGGTGGGCATGCTGAGCGACGCGATTGCGGCGTTTCTCGCCGCCGGCTACGTCTACATCGGCATGGATCACTTCGCGCTGCCCGACGACGCGCTCGCCGTGGCCAAGCGCCAGGGCCGTCTGCACCGCAACTTCCAGGGTTACAGCACGCAGCCCGACTGCGACCTGGTGGCCCTGGGTGTCTCGGCCATCGGCCACATCGGCGCCACTTACAGCCAGAACGCGAAGACCCTGCCCGAGTATTACGACGCGCTTGCGCAAGGCCAGCTGCCGATCGTGCGCGGCCTCGCGCTCACGCGCGACGACCTCGTGCGCCGCGCCGTGATCATGGCGCTCATGTGCCAGGGCCGGCTCGAGTTCGAATCGATCGAGCTGTCGCACCTCATCGACGTGCGGGAGTATTTCCGCAGCGAGCTGGCGCAGATGGAGGCGCTGGCGGCACAGGGGCTGGTCGAGATCGAGCCGAATGCGCTGCAGGTCACGCGCATGGGCTGGTACTTCGTGCGCGCGGTGGCGATGGTGTTCGACCGCCACCTGCAGGCCGACCGCCAGCGCGAGAGGTTCTCGCGCATCATCTGAGTCGCCGTCCACGATGGAGTTCGCGCTCATCTTCAGCGCGGCCCTGATGGGCCTGGCCGGTGTGCCGCATTGTCTGGCCATGTGCGGCGGCACGAGCGCGGGCGTGATCCGCGCCTGCAGCCGCGGCAACGCCAACCACGCCACGCTCGGCTTCCACCTGGGCCGGCTCATCGGCTATGCCGCGGGCGGTGCGGTGGCGGCGTCGAGCGTGGCGCTGCTGCGCCAGCTGGGCGAGGCGGCACCAGCGCTGCGGCCGATCTGGGTGATGCTGCACCTGGCCGTGCTCGGCTTCGGCCTCTGGCTGCTCTGGACCGGCCGCCAGCCCGGCTGGATGCAAGGGCAGGGGCGCGCCTTGCCGCCCGAGCTGGCAGCTCAGGGCTGGCAGCGGGTGCAGGGGCCGGCGCGTGCCGCCGGTGCTGGCGCACTGTGGGTGGCCTGGCCGTGCGGCCTGCTGCAATCGGCCTTGGTGGTGGCCACGCTCGCCGGCCATGCGGCGGCGGGGGCGGCGGTAATGGCCGCCTTTGCGATCACCTCGTCTGTCGGGCTTGTCGCCGGGCCGGCCTTGTGGCTGCGCCTCACAGGCGGTGCGGGCGCAGGCCTGGTGGCCGGCCAGTGGGCGGTGCGCCTCGCCGGGGCAGGGCTCGTGGCCGCGTCGGCCTGGGCGCTCGGGCATGGGCTGTGGGCTCGCGTGCTTGCGATCTGCTTCGGCCCCTGAAGCGAGAGGGGCTCCCGGCGGCGCCGTGAGAGGATGGCCTGCCGCGTCGGGTAGAAAATAAGGTGAACACCTTAGACAGCCCGGGTGCAATCGGCGCGATGCTAACGGCTTCCACTTCCAGACGAGCCCATGTCCACCCCACACACCGATGTGCTCATCGTCGGCGCCGGCCTGTCCGGCATCGGCGCGGCGTACCACCTGCAGACCGAGTGCCCCGACCGCAGCTACGCGATCCTCGAAAGCCGCGAAGCCATCGGCGGCACGTGGGACCTCTTCCGCTACCCGGGCATCCGCTCCGATTCCGACATGTACACCCTGGGCTACCGCTTCAAGCCCTGGACGAACGCGAGCGCCATCGCCGACGGCCCGTCGATCCTGAAATACATCCGCGAGACGGCGGCCGAGAACGGCATCGACCGGCACATCCGCTTCGGCCACAAGGTGGTGGGTGCGTCGTGGTCGACGCGCGATGCGAGGTGGACGGTGGAAGTCGAGCGAAGCACGGGCGAGCGCGTCACCTGCACCTGCAACTTCCTCTTCATGTGCAGCGGCTACTACAAGTACGAGGCCGGCTACCAGCCCGACTTCCCCGGCGCGAACCGCTTCGGCGGCCGACTCGTGCACCCGCAGAAGTGGACGAGCGACATCGACTACGCCGGCAAGCGCGTGGTGGTGATCGGCAGCGGCGCCACCGCCGTGACGCTCGTGCCCGAGATGGCCAAGACCGCCGCCCACGTGACGATGCTGCAGCGCTCGCCGACCTACGTGGTGTCGCGCCCCGCACAAGACCGCATCGCCAATGCCTTGCGCAAGGTGATGCCGGCGAGCTGGGCCTACTTCCTCACCCGCTGGAAGAACGTCACCCTCTCCATGTATTTCTACCGGCTCTGCAAGCGCCGGCCCGAGCGGGTGAAGAAATACATCGTCGACGGCATCCAGGCGGCGATCGGCAGCAAGGTCGACGTCGCCAAGCACTTCACCCCCCGCTACAAGCCGTGGGACCAGCGCCTGTGCCTGGTGCCCGACGGCGATCTCTTCCGCATGCTCTACGTGGGCAAGGCCTCGGTGGTCACCGACGAGATCGAGACCTTCACCGAGACGGGCATCCGCCTCAAGTCGGGCACCGAACTCCAAGCCGACCTGGTCGTCAGTGCCACCGGCCTCGTGCTCACCTCGCTCGACGACATGGACCTGAAGGTCGACGGCCGGCAGGTCGAGGGCGGCAAGACCTTCGGCTACAAGGCCGCGATGTACAGCGACGTGCCCAACCTCGCGGTCTCGTTCGGCTACACCAACGCCTCCTGGACGCTCAAGTGCGACCTGACCTGCGAATACGTGTGCCGCCTGCTCAACTACATGAAGCGCCACGGCCACCGCCAGTGCACGCCGCGCAACCGCGACCCGCAGATGAAGGCCGAGCCGTGGATCGATTTCACGTCAGGCTACGTGCAGCGCGCCGCCGAGCATATGCCCAAGCAGGGCTCGAAGGCGCCGTGGAAGCTCTACCAGAACTACGTGCGCGACCTGCTGCTGCTGCGCTTCGGCCGCATCGACGACGGCGTGATGGAGTTCGGCAACCCCGGCTACGCCGTGGGCGGGCAGGTCAAGCAAGCGGCGGGCTGACGGCGGGCTTCGGCGCGCCGCGCTTGCGCCGGGCCTCGTTTAGCAGGGCCTTCACGTTCGAGAGGAACGAGGGGAAGTCGAACGGCTTCGTCCAGTAGGCGCGTGCGCCGGCGGCCATCGCAAGCTCCACGTCGAGCGGCATGGCGCTCGCCGAGAGGGCGACGACGGTGAGGTCGCGGGTGGCGGGGTCGTCCTGCAGCTCGTTGAGCACCTGGTCGCCCGACATGTCGGGCAGGCGCATGTCGAGCAGCACCAGGCTCGGGTCGAGCTGGCGCGCCTGCCGCACGCCTTCGGTGCCGGTTTCGGCGACCACCACCGTCACCTCGGGCCACTGGCGCAGCACCTCCACCACCAGCAGGGCGTTGACGGCGTTGTCTTCGATGTAGAGCACGGTGCCCGAGGGCGGCTCGTCGGAGGGGGTGTCTGCGTCGGTGGGCAGGGGGAAATCGCCGCCGGGGTGCCGGCTGAATTCGAGCATCCGGTCGATCAGCACCTGCAGCTGCAGGCCGGCGCCATGCAGCAGCTCGAGCTGCATGCCTTCGTTGCCGCCGAGATGGCCGCCGGGCCGGCTGCGCAGCAGCTGCGTGATGCCGAGCACGGCATTGAGCGGCGTGCGCAACTCGTGGCTCATGCGAGAGAGGAATTCGTTCTTCGCCCGGTTGGCGGCCTCGGCGGCAGCGCGGCCCAGGCGGGCCCGCTCGGCCTCGCGCACCGCGGTCACGTCGCGCACCATCACCGTCATCAGCATGTCGGCGCCGTGGCCGGTGCGCGAGATGGTGGCCTCGATGGGGAACTCGGTGCCGTCGCTGCGCAGGCCGCTCAGGGCGCGCACCGGGCCCATGCGCCGGGCGGTGTCGTGCCCCTCGTGGTAGCGGGCCACGTTCGCCCGGTGCACCGAGCGGTGGGCGGCGGGGATCAGCAGGTCGAGTGGCTGGCCCAGCGCATCGCGGGCCGAGCGCAGGAACATGCGGCAGGCGGCGTCGTTGAAGAGCACGATGTGCTGCGTGGCGTCGATGGTGATGATCGCGTCCATCGCCGTCTCGACGATGTCGGCCAGCCGTTCGCGCAGGTCTGGCGAATCGGGCGCTGTCATGACGGGGCGCGGCTCAGACCACGGCGCTGCACAACACGGCCTGAAGGGCGTAGCGCTGGTTGAGCATCTGCTCGCTGCCGAGCGGCGCGTGCGTGGTGTTGCAGCCGCATGCGAGTTCCACGCGGCCATCGGCGCAGCGGTGGTTGCGTTGTTCGTCCCAGATGAAGTCGGTGCATTCGGCGGCCTGGGCGGGCTCGCCCATGCGCAGCGAGAAGCCGGCCAGCGCGGCCGACTGCTGCCACGTGCGGGCGTCGAGCGAGCCGGTGTTGCCGCGGAAGCTGACGGTGATGTCCTTCATCGGCTTGCCGCTGTGCTCGCGCAGCGTCATCAGATCGCCGAGCACGCGCAGCGGGTGGCCGGGCTCGCCCAGGCCGTTGAAGACGGGCCGGCCGGCGCTGCGGTCGATGTCGCGCAGCGCATCGCCGGGCAGGCCTTCGCATTCGATGGCGTCGTAGAGACGGCCCAACAGCTGCGCCGTCTCCTGCGAGACGCTCGGGCGGATGTGGGCGACCCGCGCACCCAGTGCGGTGGCGGCGGCGGTGAAGCCTTGCAGGGCAGGGCCCTCGGCCGCTTCCGACATCACCGCGATGTTCTTCCCCCGCAGCGGCTGCTGCGGATGGCCGGCCAGCTCTGCCGCCTTCAACGACTGGGCGGTGTCGAGCAGCGACGCGAGATCCCGGCCGGTGAGGCCATCGAGCGACCAGAGGCTGCGGTGATGAAGGGGTGTGTTGAGGGTCATGATCGTGTGGGAGAGAGCGTATTCGGGCGGCCGACGGCGGGCTTGACCCGCATCAAGCGACTGCCATCGGTTTTCAGGCTGAGGCGTGGCTGATACAGAGCGTTTACACAGGCCTCACCTGCTGTTACCCAGCGTCGCAAGCGGTTCGCAAGCGGTTGTCGGTGGCTTCCTACAGTCCATTTCCATCAACACACCGCGCCACAGGAGCCCACGATGCTTGCAACCGCCACCGCCCAGAACCACGCCGCCAACGTCGCCCTGGCGGGCCAGCCGCAGCGCGAGGTGTCGCCCACCGGCAACCGCATCGCCGAGAGCCTGAAGCTCGTGAACGACACCGTGGCGGTCACGCGCCGGCTGCTGCACGCAGGCGATTCGGTGTACGAGGCGGGTGAGCGTTTCGAGTCGCTGCACGTCGTGAACTCGGGCATCTTCAAGCTCGTGAACCTGTCGCCCGACGGCCGCGAGCAGGTGGTGGGCCTTCAGTTCAAGGGCGACTGGCTCGGCTTCGATGGCATCGCCACCGGCCGCCACAGCTGCGACGCCGTGGCGATGGACACCGGCGAAGTCTGGACGGTGCGCTACGACAGCCTGCTGCAGGCCAGCGCCCGCCAGCCGGCCCTGATGGCCGTGATGCACAGCGCGATGAGCCGCGAGATGACGCGCGACCGCGATGCGCTGCTGTCGATCTGCACGCTGCCGGCCGATGCGCGCGTGGCGGAGTTCCTGCACAACTGGGCCTCGTCGCTCTCCGAGCGCGGCCTGCGCACCGACCAGATCACGCTGCGCATGACGCGCGCCGAGATCGGCAACTACCTCGGCATGAAGCTCGAGACCGTGAGCCGCGCGCTCTCGCGCCTGGCGCGCGATGGCGTGATCGAGTTCAGCGAAGGTGGCCGCCGCGAGGTGCGCATTCCCGACCTGGGCGTGCTGTCGGCCTGCGTGCAGCGCAGCGTGGCCCCTGAAGGCATGCTGCAGTAACGCGCGCAGCACCGCGCCCGGGCCATATCGGCAATGCCGACAAGGCCAATCGCGCGCGGTTTGAGCCTGCGTTGCTTCGAGGCTACGATCTCGCCCCATGAGCATGTACGCGTCTCCCACGGTGCCCACCGTTGCCGCCCTCCGGGCCGGCAGCGCGGGCCTGTCGCGTCTGCTCCAGCCGGCCGCACATCCCTGAGCCCGGCGATCACCTTCCACCACTTGCGCAAACCTTCGATCGCCGGGCCCCTCGCCCAGCGCGTCGGTGCGCGCCTGCGTCTCGCAGGCGGCGCCGCTACTCGACAGGAGTGCACCCATGGAAGTCTTGACCGAGCGCACGCTCACTGAACTGGATCACGTCCGCCTCGCGCGGCTGACTCGACACCCCGGCGACGCATCGCCATCCCCACTCGAAGGCCTGATCGACGACGTGCTCGACTCGGCCGAGCTCGTCTCGTCGCGCGCCGTCTCGCCCGACATCGTGACGATGTATTCGCAGGTCGAACTCGCCCACCTGGCCACCGGCCAGCGGCAGCGGCTCACCGTGTGCTATCCCTCCGATGCCGAGCCTTCGGCCGGGTTCGTGTCGGTGCTGTCGCCGGTGGGCGCAGCCCTGATCGGCCGGCGCGTGGGCAGCATCGCCCGCTGGCAGACACCCAACGGCGACGAGGGCGCCGCAGAAGTGGTGGCATTGCTCTTCCAGCCCGAGGCCAGCGGCGACTACACGACCTAGCCGCCGCCGGCGTGCGACTGCGCGCGCCACCTCCCGCAGATCCAACGCACGAGCGCGCCGCTCAGCCCGAGGCGCGTGCCTTCGCACGCCCGGTGCCGACCCGCGCCCGCCTGGATCGCCGTGCCCATTCCTTTGCGGAGATCGCCATGTTTCCTCTCAGCTCCATCCTCGTCACGACCGACTTCTCGGACGACGCCCGCAACGCGGTGCGCCGCGCCGCCCTGATGGCCGCCGCGCACAACGCGCGCCTGAACCTGCTGCACGTCGTCGACCCGCCTGCGCTCAAGGGGCCGCGTGCGTGGTTCGCGTCGCAGGCCGGCATCGACCACAAGGTGTCGGTCGCGCAGGCGATGCTCGACCGTCTGGTGCCCGAGCTGGCCCGCCGCTACCGCGTGCAGGCCACGCCGGTGGTGCGCGTGGGCCGCACGCTCGAGCAGGTGTGCGGCCTCGCGGCCGAGGCCGACCTGCTGGTGGTCGGCTCCAAGCGTGTGAACCCGCTCAGAAGCTCGATGCTCGGCACGCCGACCGAGCAGCTCGTGAGGCTCGTGCGGCGGCCGGTGCTGGTGGTCAAGCGCGAGGCCGTGCAGTGCTACGAGCGTGTGCTCGTCGCTGTCGACATCGACGCGGCCTTCGGCGACATGCTGCACAGCGCGAGCGCGCTGGCGCCGGGTGCGGCGCTGCATGTGTTCCACGCGCTGAGCACGCGCCGGGCCGACCGCATGCGCATGAGCGGCGTGCCGTCGGAGGTGATCCGCGAAGTCTGCGACAGCGAGCGGCAGCGGGGCATGGCGCGCCTGCAGTCGATGCTGGCCGCCATCGGGCATGCGGGCGCGCAGGTGTCGGTCGACCACGGCGACCCGCGTGGGCTCACGCTCGAGATGCAGCACACGCTCGACGCCGACCTCATCGTGCTCGGCCAGGACGGCGCCTCGGCCCTGTGCAACTTCCTCCTCGGCGGCGTGCCGCGGCGTGTGCTGTCGACCGCGACCTGCGACGTGCTCGTGAGCCCCAAGCCCGCGCGCGGGGAGGGCGCCCGCGTGCCGGCCGGCCGCACCTGGCTCGACTCGGGCCCGGCGAGCCTGCCACGCGGGGTGTCGTCATGAGCGCGCGCGGCCCCATCCTCGCGGCCACCGATTTCTCGGCACATGCCGGCCACGCCACCACCCGTGCGGCATGCGTGGCGCACGAGACCCGGTCGGCCCTCACGCTGAT
This window harbors:
- a CDS encoding GreA/GreB family elongation factor; this encodes MEVLTERTLTELDHVRLARLTRHPGDASPSPLEGLIDDVLDSAELVSSRAVSPDIVTMYSQVELAHLATGQRQRLTVCYPSDAEPSAGFVSVLSPVGAALIGRRVGSIARWQTPNGDEGAAEVVALLFQPEASGDYTT
- a CDS encoding helix-turn-helix domain-containing protein, whose protein sequence is MLATATAQNHAANVALAGQPQREVSPTGNRIAESLKLVNDTVAVTRRLLHAGDSVYEAGERFESLHVVNSGIFKLVNLSPDGREQVVGLQFKGDWLGFDGIATGRHSCDAVAMDTGEVWTVRYDSLLQASARQPALMAVMHSAMSREMTRDRDALLSICTLPADARVAEFLHNWASSLSERGLRTDQITLRMTRAEIGNYLGMKLETVSRALSRLARDGVIEFSEGGRREVRIPDLGVLSACVQRSVAPEGMLQ
- a CDS encoding NAD(P)/FAD-dependent oxidoreductase — its product is MSTPHTDVLIVGAGLSGIGAAYHLQTECPDRSYAILESREAIGGTWDLFRYPGIRSDSDMYTLGYRFKPWTNASAIADGPSILKYIRETAAENGIDRHIRFGHKVVGASWSTRDARWTVEVERSTGERVTCTCNFLFMCSGYYKYEAGYQPDFPGANRFGGRLVHPQKWTSDIDYAGKRVVVIGSGATAVTLVPEMAKTAAHVTMLQRSPTYVVSRPAQDRIANALRKVMPASWAYFLTRWKNVTLSMYFYRLCKRRPERVKKYIVDGIQAAIGSKVDVAKHFTPRYKPWDQRLCLVPDGDLFRMLYVGKASVVTDEIETFTETGIRLKSGTELQADLVVSATGLVLTSLDDMDLKVDGRQVEGGKTFGYKAAMYSDVPNLAVSFGYTNASWTLKCDLTCEYVCRLLNYMKRHGHRQCTPRNRDPQMKAEPWIDFTSGYVQRAAEHMPKQGSKAPWKLYQNYVRDLLLLRFGRIDDGVMEFGNPGYAVGGQVKQAAG
- the hemN gene encoding oxygen-independent coproporphyrinogen III oxidase, which produces MSEILCPPAAPAAAPEFQITPELLQRFDVAGPRYTSYPTADRFVEAFGEVDYTQAARLRVEGAAAAPLSVYVHIPFCESVCYYCACNKVVTKDHGRSTAYLDALEKEMALHTGLLGMGQSVSQLHLGGGTPTFLNDGELSRLLAALRHHFRIAPGAEMSIEVDPRTVTRERLQHLATLGFNRLSFGVQDFDEDVQRAVHRVQSFESVRFLIEASREIGFESVNVDLIYGLPKQNPVSFAKTVAQVNSLRPDRIALYSYAHLPQRFKPQRRIAIEELPAAGHKVGMLSDAIAAFLAAGYVYIGMDHFALPDDALAVAKRQGRLHRNFQGYSTQPDCDLVALGVSAIGHIGATYSQNAKTLPEYYDALAQGQLPIVRGLALTRDDLVRRAVIMALMCQGRLEFESIELSHLIDVREYFRSELAQMEALAAQGLVEIEPNALQVTRMGWYFVRAVAMVFDRHLQADRQRERFSRII
- a CDS encoding response regulator, coding for MTAPDSPDLRERLADIVETAMDAIITIDATQHIVLFNDAACRMFLRSARDALGQPLDLLIPAAHRSVHRANVARYHEGHDTARRMGPVRALSGLRSDGTEFPIEATISRTGHGADMLMTVMVRDVTAVREAERARLGRAAAEAANRAKNEFLSRMSHELRTPLNAVLGITQLLRSRPGGHLGGNEGMQLELLHGAGLQLQVLIDRMLEFSRHPGGDFPLPTDADTPSDEPPSGTVLYIEDNAVNALLVVEVLRQWPEVTVVVAETGTEGVRQARQLDPSLVLLDMRLPDMSGDQVLNELQDDPATRDLTVVALSASAMPLDVELAMAAGARAYWTKPFDFPSFLSNVKALLNEARRKRGAPKPAVSPPLA
- a CDS encoding sulfite exporter TauE/SafE family protein gives rise to the protein MEFALIFSAALMGLAGVPHCLAMCGGTSAGVIRACSRGNANHATLGFHLGRLIGYAAGGAVAASSVALLRQLGEAAPALRPIWVMLHLAVLGFGLWLLWTGRQPGWMQGQGRALPPELAAQGWQRVQGPARAAGAGALWVAWPCGLLQSALVVATLAGHAAAGAAVMAAFAITSSVGLVAGPALWLRLTGGAGAGLVAGQWAVRLAGAGLVAASAWALGHGLWARVLAICFGP
- the fnr gene encoding fumarate/nitrate reduction transcriptional regulator Fnr, whose protein sequence is MPDTAPTPTTASTTASASRRARTPAPAPTLKVACSSCSLRELCLPVGLPQTDMERLDTLVTTRRSVARGDMLFRSGDPFQCLYAVRTGFFKTCVSLEDGRDQVTGFQMAGELLGLDGIGGERHSCNAVALEDSQLCVIPYSQLESLSREFGELQRQFHKIMSREIVRDHGVMLLLGSMRAEERLAAFLLNLTQRLQARGFSASSLVLRMTREEIGSYLGLKLETVSRTFSKFHDDGLLEVKQRDIRILDAEGLKRLVNSARC
- a CDS encoding universal stress protein; the encoded protein is MFPLSSILVTTDFSDDARNAVRRAALMAAAHNARLNLLHVVDPPALKGPRAWFASQAGIDHKVSVAQAMLDRLVPELARRYRVQATPVVRVGRTLEQVCGLAAEADLLVVGSKRVNPLRSSMLGTPTEQLVRLVRRPVLVVKREAVQCYERVLVAVDIDAAFGDMLHSASALAPGAALHVFHALSTRRADRMRMSGVPSEVIREVCDSERQRGMARLQSMLAAIGHAGAQVSVDHGDPRGLTLEMQHTLDADLIVLGQDGASALCNFLLGGVPRRVLSTATCDVLVSPKPARGEGARVPAGRTWLDSGPASLPRGVSS